The proteins below are encoded in one region of Microcoleus sp. AS-A8:
- a CDS encoding response regulator: MPNPTVHILLVDDDPTNLLLLEELLISEGYTPILATSGIEALEIAAQSIPDLILLDVMMPEMDGFEICRRLREDVRFQTVPVIFLTALNDEQSRLRGLSMMGDDYLTKPINSQLVLTKISSLLRLNELRSQQIQSEVSQQIKEESRQQIAAAWEINDYISEKFRLFVPEQYLNRIAPKGVESIQLGNAREEEITVLFCDIRGFTAIVESQYIRETFEWLNAFFSQMSQGITAHYGFVDKFLGDAILAVFDRVEDHAQDSLNAAVALLQNLDEFNKSRAQYNLQKPIKVGIGIHTGLGLIGTIGSDHRMDSTVIGDVVNTAARLEELTKVYGCSILASDTTIAHAKASFTNPESEIQNNDRFSSYLPPTPYQSRWVDRVTPRGKSVVLELYEIFGTLTHGLDQAKLNSLSCYNSGIQAWHKEEYARALEYFQQVVDQNFDDSVAKLYVERCQARMGLTPQHSY; encoded by the coding sequence ATGCCAAACCCTACGGTTCATATCCTGTTAGTCGATGATGACCCGACTAATTTACTTCTGCTAGAGGAGCTATTAATCAGTGAAGGGTATACGCCTATTTTAGCGACCTCAGGAATTGAAGCGTTAGAAATAGCCGCTCAATCAATTCCTGACTTGATTCTGTTGGATGTGATGATGCCGGAAATGGACGGGTTTGAAATCTGTCGTCGATTACGGGAAGATGTAAGATTCCAAACAGTACCTGTAATTTTTTTGACGGCGTTAAATGATGAACAGTCCAGGTTGCGGGGATTGTCAATGATGGGCGATGACTATCTCACAAAGCCCATTAACAGCCAATTAGTGTTAACCAAGATTTCTAGTCTTTTGCGATTAAATGAGTTGCGATCGCAGCAAATACAATCAGAAGTTAGCCAACAAATAAAAGAAGAATCTCGGCAGCAAATTGCCGCCGCTTGGGAGATTAACGACTACATTTCCGAAAAATTTAGGCTGTTCGTACCCGAACAATATCTTAACCGCATTGCTCCCAAAGGAGTCGAGTCCATTCAGTTAGGAAATGCTAGAGAAGAGGAAATTACTGTTTTATTTTGCGATATTAGGGGATTTACTGCGATTGTAGAATCCCAATACATCCGAGAAACATTTGAGTGGCTGAATGCGTTTTTTTCCCAAATGAGTCAGGGCATAACTGCTCATTATGGCTTTGTTGATAAATTCTTGGGAGATGCTATTTTAGCGGTCTTTGATCGCGTTGAAGACCACGCCCAAGATTCGTTGAATGCGGCGGTAGCGCTCCTGCAAAATCTGGATGAGTTTAATAAATCTCGCGCCCAATATAACCTGCAAAAGCCGATTAAGGTAGGCATAGGTATTCACACTGGCTTAGGCTTGATTGGCACGATTGGCTCTGATCATCGCATGGATTCGACGGTCATTGGTGATGTCGTGAACACAGCGGCGCGCCTGGAGGAATTAACCAAGGTTTACGGCTGTTCAATCCTGGCGAGTGATACAACGATCGCACATGCCAAGGCCAGCTTTACAAACCCTGAGAGCGAAATTCAAAACAACGACAGATTCTCTTCTTACCTTCCACCAACGCCTTATCAAAGCCGCTGGGTTGACCGTGTAACGCCACGCGGGAAAAGTGTGGTTCTTGAACTTTACGAAATTTTTGGGACGCTGACTCATGGGTTGGATCAGGCAAAATTAAACTCTTTATCCTGTTACAACTCTGGCATTCAAGCATGGCATAAAGAGGAGTATGCCCGTGCTTTAGAATATTTTCAGCAGGTGGTAGACCAAAATTTCGATGACTCCGTTGCGAAACTTTACGTGGAACGCTGTCAGGCAAGGATGGGCTTAACGCCTCAACACAGTTATTAA
- a CDS encoding transcriptional regulator codes for MLTGTFPKIQRRYTSFTPRPITNDAELVATQNQINSILDKGKLTQDDRDYLKVLGTLVYDYEDKNEPMPVIKGVELLKALLEESNLQPKDLTSICQSESIVLDILNGKRELTASHIKELAAFFHISPAALFE; via the coding sequence ATGCTTACAGGTACTTTCCCTAAAATACAACGGAGGTACACCTCTTTTACCCCACGTCCAATTACCAATGATGCTGAGTTAGTCGCTACCCAGAATCAGATTAATTCTATTTTGGATAAGGGCAAGCTCACGCAAGACGATCGCGACTACCTTAAGGTACTTGGCACTCTCGTCTATGATTATGAAGACAAAAACGAGCCAATGCCTGTTATAAAGGGTGTTGAACTCCTCAAAGCCTTGCTAGAGGAATCCAATCTTCAGCCAAAAGATTTAACCTCCATCTGCCAATCTGAATCTATTGTTTTAGATATCCTCAATGGAAAACGAGAACTCACAGCTAGTCACATAAAAGAACTGGCTGCTTTCTTCCACATCTCCCCTGCTGCATTGTTTGAGTAG
- a CDS encoding ABC transporter permease subunit (The N-terminal region of this protein, as described by TIGR01726, is a three transmembrane segment that identifies a subfamily of ABC transporter permease subunits, which specificities that include histidine, arginine, glutamine, glutamate, L-cystine (sic), the opines (in Agrobacterium) octopine and nopaline, etc.), with the protein MHRFIPSRRLRQSLIFGLSSLLILCIVVFTATSIYAQETLKVATEPAFPPFESQAKDGGLEGFDIDLMKAVGQAGGFNVEFQSLPFDGIIPALQANTVDAAISSITINEERSQTISFSRPYFKAGLAIAVKADNPDITSLDSLKNKKIAVQIGTTGAQEAQKVPGAQIRTFDSAPLALQELLNGNVEAVLNDAPVTLYALKSNNLKGLKVVEQLLTEEYYGIATSKNSRHLAVINQGLTTILNDGTYQKIYQKWFNTTPPQLPETVNVGGSTPSIPASSVIVNALPNLLKGALVTLQLTAFSVFLGMIAGSLLGIIRLSPIKPLRWATIAYIDFFRGTPLLVQILMIYFGIPALLQGVGIAFSMSRLSAAVMALTLNSAAYLAEIVRAGIQSIEIGQSEAAQSLGLGAVQTMRHVIFPQALRRMLPPLGNEFITLLKDTSLVSVIGFQELLQEGRLTIANNYRAFEIYAAVALIYLALTLLSSRFFSFLERWMNPAHRSPKSTTQSVSE; encoded by the coding sequence ATGCACAGATTCATTCCGTCTCGTCGTTTGCGTCAGAGTCTAATTTTCGGCTTAAGTTCTTTGCTCATTTTGTGCATTGTCGTTTTCACTGCCACTTCTATCTATGCCCAAGAAACACTCAAGGTGGCGACAGAACCCGCTTTTCCTCCTTTTGAATCCCAGGCAAAAGATGGGGGATTAGAGGGTTTTGATATTGACTTGATGAAGGCGGTGGGACAAGCAGGGGGCTTCAATGTCGAATTTCAGAGTTTGCCGTTTGATGGGATTATCCCCGCTTTGCAAGCCAATACGGTGGATGCGGCAATTAGCTCCATTACCATTAATGAAGAACGTAGCCAAACCATATCCTTCTCGCGACCTTATTTTAAAGCCGGATTAGCGATCGCAGTCAAAGCGGACAACCCAGATATTACCTCTCTCGATAGCCTGAAAAACAAGAAAATAGCCGTACAAATCGGCACTACGGGAGCGCAAGAGGCGCAAAAAGTTCCGGGTGCCCAAATTCGTACTTTTGATTCCGCACCTCTGGCCCTTCAGGAATTGCTCAATGGGAATGTAGAAGCCGTCCTGAATGATGCTCCAGTGACCCTCTATGCCCTCAAAAGCAATAACCTCAAAGGACTCAAAGTTGTTGAGCAACTACTAACCGAAGAATACTATGGCATTGCCACCTCAAAAAATTCTCGTCATCTGGCGGTTATCAACCAGGGTCTGACCACTATCCTGAACGATGGCACCTACCAGAAAATCTATCAGAAATGGTTTAACACCACACCCCCACAACTGCCAGAAACCGTTAACGTTGGTGGCTCAACTCCCTCCATTCCAGCGTCCAGCGTTATTGTAAATGCCCTGCCCAACTTGTTAAAAGGAGCACTAGTCACTCTTCAATTAACCGCCTTCTCCGTCTTCTTGGGAATGATTGCTGGTTCACTCCTGGGTATTATCCGCCTCTCACCCATTAAGCCTCTGCGTTGGGCCACTATCGCTTATATTGACTTCTTCCGGGGGACACCTTTACTGGTGCAGATTCTGATGATTTACTTTGGCATACCGGCCTTACTTCAAGGGGTAGGTATCGCATTTAGTATGAGTCGTTTGAGTGCGGCGGTGATGGCGCTAACACTCAATAGTGCTGCCTATCTGGCGGAGATTGTTCGGGCGGGTATCCAATCCATAGAAATCGGGCAATCTGAAGCGGCACAATCATTGGGACTGGGGGCCGTACAAACCATGCGCCATGTCATCTTTCCCCAAGCCTTGCGACGGATGTTACCCCCTTTAGGAAACGAGTTTATCACCCTGCTGAAAGACACGAGTTTGGTATCAGTGATTGGTTTTCAAGAACTCTTGCAAGAAGGCAGGCTAACGATAGCCAATAACTATCGTGCCTTTGAAATCTATGCCGCCGTGGCTCTAATTTACTTAGCTCTAACTTTACTTTCTTCCCGATTTTTCAGCTTCTTAGAACGTTGGATGAATCCTGCCCATCGGTCACCAAAATCAACGACCCAATCGGTTAGCGAGTAA
- a CDS encoding alpha/beta hydrolase, which translates to MTTALPPSRFYTWQDYRCAYEFYSPSQPTADSGIPLVLLHPIGVGLSRYFWHRFCREWRQTGHHNPIYNPDLLGCGESEMPRAAYIPSDWALQLQYFLQTVVQKPVILLVQGAELPVALALIQRQTEPNYIQGVVLSGPPAWSLITTETPAWQHKLAWNILDSPVGNAFYRYARRRQFLRSFSERQLFAESSQIDALWLDTLENGAVNPDSRYAVFSFLAGFWREDYQDAIASIAQPTLVVVGNQASSISREGKAETPEERMAEYVKHLPQGQARKILGRNVLPYESTTEFVSVVAEFVNQLQR; encoded by the coding sequence ATGACAACGGCTTTACCCCCATCGCGGTTTTATACCTGGCAGGATTATCGCTGTGCCTACGAATTCTATTCCCCTAGCCAGCCAACGGCTGACTCTGGCATTCCTCTGGTATTGCTCCATCCGATTGGGGTTGGGCTATCACGCTACTTTTGGCATCGCTTCTGCCGGGAATGGCGTCAAACAGGTCATCACAATCCGATTTATAACCCCGATTTGCTCGGATGTGGCGAGAGTGAGATGCCTCGTGCTGCTTATATTCCGTCTGATTGGGCGCTTCAGTTGCAATACTTTTTGCAGACGGTTGTGCAAAAACCGGTGATTTTGCTGGTGCAAGGTGCCGAATTACCTGTGGCGCTTGCCCTGATCCAACGACAAACAGAGCCGAATTATATTCAGGGAGTCGTGCTATCTGGCCCTCCGGCTTGGTCATTAATCACGACAGAGACTCCCGCTTGGCAACACAAACTCGCTTGGAACATCCTAGATTCTCCCGTGGGGAATGCTTTTTATCGCTATGCCCGTCGTCGTCAATTTTTGCGCTCATTTTCAGAGCGTCAGTTATTTGCTGAATCATCTCAGATCGATGCTTTATGGTTAGATACCCTGGAGAATGGTGCGGTGAATCCCGATAGCCGCTATGCCGTTTTTTCCTTCCTTGCAGGGTTTTGGCGGGAGGATTATCAGGATGCGATCGCTTCTATTGCTCAACCAACTTTAGTCGTGGTGGGAAATCAAGCATCGAGCATCAGTCGAGAGGGGAAAGCGGAAACACCAGAGGAACGCATGGCGGAGTACGTCAAGCATCTACCCCAAGGTCAGGCACGTAAAATCTTGGGTCGGAATGTTTTGCCCTATGAGTCAACGACAGAATTTGTTTCCGTTGTCGCTGAGTTTGTCAATCAGTTACAGCGATAA
- a CDS encoding type II toxin-antitoxin system RelE/ParE family toxin, with the protein MNVEFRKSFEKDLGSIRDVTLLQRITAVIEEVETAENLSEVTNIKKLKGDGAYYRIRVGDYRIGITVNEDTVIFVRVLHRKDAYRYFP; encoded by the coding sequence ATGAACGTAGAGTTTAGAAAAAGCTTTGAGAAAGATTTAGGCAGTATTCGGGATGTCACATTACTGCAAAGAATTACGGCAGTCATTGAAGAAGTGGAAACTGCCGAAAATTTAAGTGAGGTAACGAATATCAAGAAACTCAAAGGAGACGGTGCTTATTATCGTATCCGAGTCGGAGACTACAGAATTGGTATTACAGTAAATGAGGATACAGTCATTTTTGTTAGAGTCCTCCATAGGAAAGATGCTTACAGGTACTTTCCCTAA
- a CDS encoding FHA domain-containing protein, translating to MAGQQQHHHLLIIEDDKGRKEFPLEEAVYSIGRDPKCDIRLFSQFVSRQHATLVRRQQEDGSPYYRIVDGNLKGKPSANGLLINGRKLPAHDLQDEDEVVFGPQVSARYYLLKRNDPNPTGPPDEFDITLISPGMMIGDPEEISSWE from the coding sequence ATGGCTGGACAACAACAACACCACCATTTATTGATTATTGAAGACGACAAGGGACGCAAAGAATTCCCCTTGGAAGAGGCAGTCTATTCCATCGGCAGAGATCCCAAGTGTGATATCCGCCTCTTCTCCCAATTTGTCTCGCGCCAACACGCGACTTTAGTCCGAAGACAACAAGAGGATGGTAGCCCCTATTACCGGATTGTCGATGGCAATCTCAAAGGTAAGCCAAGTGCCAATGGACTGTTAATTAATGGTCGCAAACTTCCCGCCCACGATCTCCAAGATGAGGATGAAGTCGTTTTCGGGCCGCAGGTGAGTGCCAGATATTACTTACTTAAAAGAAACGATCCCAATCCGACTGGGCCACCCGATGAGTTTGACATCACCCTGATTAGTCCGGGCATGATGATTGGGGACCCAGAAGAAATAAGTTCTTGGGAGTAA
- a CDS encoding heavy metal translocating P-type ATPase: MQVTPDIAPTTPTSSVETIALDVTGMRCAGCVSIVERQLSQHPGVVSARVNLVTEVAVVECETGTVDPTSIAQQLTAKGFPSQPRAQAGKMPATEDTRTPAERHQQEAREQVRRLAIATVLIFLSLIGHIGHWMDAPMLPVLSNIWFHWGLATLALLGPGRPIIIDGWKGLWHQAPNMNTLVGLGALTAYTASCVALFFPQLGWDCFFDEPVMMLGFILLGRTLEQRARRRAASAFESLLALQPKVARLIGKSTSTATSPSKGKGEIEQLGIEIPVEQVRVGEWLRVLPGEKVPVDGEVMTGQSLVDESMLTGEPIPVLKQPGDPITAGTLNQSGAIALKATRTGEETTLAQIVALVEEAQTRKAPVQKLADTVAGYFTYGVLAIASLTFLFWYLAGTKIWPHVLSPMADMMGHGMAQPTSTSPLLLSLKLAIAVLVIACPCALGLATPTAILVGTTLGAERGILIKGGDILERAHQLDTVVFDKTGTLTTGQPTVTDCLPWIESGLFEGNECHSNGHGDTLLTPSSATKLLQWAAAAETGTSHPLASAIRTTAHQQELPLLEAQDFYTEPGLGISAMVENRRVWLGNADWLAQQGIKMSDTVDHQVRVLADAGKTVVYVAVDGVLAGVLAARDVLRPDAKETVERLKSLGFRVMLMTGDQLDSATAIAQQLSIHPDHVLAGVRPNGKAAAIQTLQSEGRRVAMVGDGINDGPALAQADVGISLHVGTDVARETAGIILMRVSATRPQDVRLLDVVESIELARTTFNKIRQNLFWAFGYNALGIPAACGVFLPGLGIALSPAAAGAFMAFSSVSVVTNSLLLRRAFKGKSNGGLR, from the coding sequence ATGCAAGTTACCCCAGATATTGCCCCAACAACACCAACGTCATCGGTAGAGACGATCGCTCTGGACGTTACAGGCATGAGATGTGCAGGCTGTGTCAGTATTGTGGAACGTCAACTGAGCCAGCATCCCGGCGTTGTTTCCGCCCGCGTCAATTTGGTTACTGAGGTGGCAGTTGTCGAATGCGAAACGGGTACCGTTGATCCAACCTCAATCGCACAACAGTTAACAGCTAAAGGTTTTCCCTCTCAACCCCGCGCTCAAGCAGGCAAGATGCCTGCAACAGAGGATACCCGAACCCCTGCCGAGAGACACCAACAAGAAGCTAGAGAGCAAGTTCGTCGATTAGCGATCGCCACCGTCCTAATCTTCCTCTCCCTCATCGGGCATATCGGTCATTGGATGGATGCGCCGATGCTGCCGGTGTTGAGTAATATCTGGTTCCACTGGGGACTGGCAACTCTGGCGTTACTAGGGCCAGGGCGTCCCATTATCATCGATGGCTGGAAGGGTTTATGGCATCAAGCCCCGAACATGAACACATTAGTAGGGTTGGGGGCACTCACCGCTTACACGGCAAGTTGTGTCGCCTTATTCTTTCCCCAACTGGGATGGGATTGCTTCTTCGACGAACCAGTGATGATGTTAGGCTTTATCCTCTTGGGTCGTACCTTAGAGCAACGCGCAAGACGACGTGCCGCCTCGGCGTTTGAGTCATTGTTGGCACTCCAGCCCAAGGTAGCGCGTTTAATCGGCAAATCCACATCAACCGCTACCTCCCCTAGCAAGGGTAAGGGAGAAATTGAACAACTAGGAATCGAAATTCCCGTCGAGCAAGTCCGGGTGGGAGAGTGGTTACGGGTGTTGCCTGGGGAAAAGGTACCTGTAGACGGTGAGGTGATGACGGGTCAGTCTTTGGTGGATGAGTCGATGCTGACAGGGGAACCGATCCCAGTCTTGAAGCAACCCGGAGACCCCATAACGGCGGGTACCTTGAACCAGTCCGGTGCGATCGCACTGAAGGCCACTCGCACGGGTGAAGAAACCACGTTAGCCCAGATTGTCGCCCTCGTTGAAGAAGCTCAAACTCGTAAGGCACCAGTACAGAAACTCGCCGATACAGTAGCCGGATATTTTACCTATGGCGTGTTGGCGATCGCATCCCTAACCTTCCTCTTTTGGTACCTTGCTGGCACAAAAATCTGGCCTCATGTCTTATCCCCAATGGCGGACATGATGGGACACGGAATGGCTCAACCGACATCGACCTCTCCTTTGCTGTTGAGTTTGAAACTAGCGATCGCCGTTTTAGTGATTGCTTGTCCCTGTGCCTTAGGACTGGCGACACCAACCGCGATTTTAGTCGGGACGACGCTGGGCGCAGAACGGGGCATTTTAATCAAAGGCGGCGACATTTTAGAGCGTGCCCATCAGCTAGATACTGTTGTTTTTGATAAAACAGGCACCCTCACCACGGGTCAACCCACAGTGACGGATTGCCTGCCATGGATTGAATCGGGGTTGTTTGAGGGTAACGAATGCCATAGTAACGGTCACGGGGACACCCTGCTGACTCCATCGTCAGCCACAAAGCTACTGCAATGGGCTGCTGCTGCCGAAACGGGCACCTCTCATCCCCTCGCATCAGCCATTCGCACGACAGCCCACCAGCAAGAACTACCGCTGTTAGAGGCTCAAGATTTTTACACCGAACCCGGTTTAGGGATATCGGCAATGGTGGAAAATCGACGGGTATGGCTGGGGAATGCCGACTGGTTAGCTCAGCAAGGCATTAAGATGAGTGACACGGTTGATCACCAGGTTCGAGTCTTGGCAGATGCGGGTAAAACGGTGGTTTACGTCGCCGTTGATGGTGTTCTAGCTGGAGTACTCGCTGCCCGTGATGTTCTTAGACCTGATGCCAAAGAAACCGTAGAACGCCTTAAATCACTGGGATTCCGCGTGATGTTAATGACGGGCGACCAACTTGACTCGGCAACCGCGATCGCGCAACAACTCTCAATCCACCCTGATCATGTGCTGGCTGGGGTTCGTCCGAATGGTAAAGCGGCTGCGATTCAAACGCTCCAATCCGAGGGACGTCGTGTCGCCATGGTGGGAGATGGCATTAATGATGGCCCCGCTTTAGCTCAAGCCGATGTTGGCATTTCCTTACATGTCGGCACGGATGTGGCGAGGGAAACAGCAGGGATTATTTTAATGCGTGTCAGTGCCACCCGTCCTCAAGATGTTCGTTTACTGGATGTGGTGGAGTCCATTGAGTTGGCACGGACAACCTTCAACAAGATTCGGCAAAATTTATTTTGGGCGTTTGGCTACAATGCCCTGGGAATACCGGCGGCCTGTGGTGTGTTTCTCCCAGGATTGGGAATTGCCCTGAGTCCTGCGGCGGCTGGTGCTTTCATGGCGTTTAGCTCGGTGAGTGTGGTGACGAACTCACTCTTACTGCGTCGCGCCTTCAAGGGCAAGTCAAACGGAGGACTCCGTTAG
- a CDS encoding amino acid ABC transporter ATP-binding protein, with product MQDSTPAIVFENIEKSFGSLKVLQGISGSIQRGEVLAVIGSSGCGKSTLLRCFNRLEKINKGRLVVNEIDLSHPNLSQKHLRRLRTQVGMVFQQFNLFPHLSVLENLMLAPRQVLGKSRQEADEQARFYLQKVGLAEKADVYPEQLSGGQKQRVAIARSLCMNPQIMLFDEPTSALDPELVGEVLQVMQQLAQEGMTMVVVTHEMQFAREVAHRVIFMERGRVAEEGTAREVLTQPKSDRLRAFLNRMSFVAS from the coding sequence ATGCAGGATTCCACCCCAGCCATTGTGTTTGAGAACATCGAGAAAAGCTTTGGTTCTCTCAAAGTTTTACAAGGGATTAGCGGCTCAATCCAACGGGGGGAAGTTCTTGCCGTTATTGGTTCTTCTGGTTGTGGCAAGAGTACGTTGCTACGTTGCTTTAACCGTTTAGAGAAAATTAATAAAGGGCGTTTGGTGGTTAACGAAATCGATTTATCCCACCCCAATCTCAGCCAGAAGCATTTGCGGCGTCTCCGGACTCAGGTAGGGATGGTTTTTCAGCAGTTTAACCTGTTTCCCCATCTGAGTGTGCTGGAAAACTTGATGTTAGCTCCACGTCAGGTGTTGGGTAAGTCTCGTCAGGAAGCTGATGAACAGGCGCGATTTTATCTCCAAAAAGTGGGTTTAGCCGAGAAGGCAGACGTTTATCCAGAACAGTTGTCGGGTGGACAGAAGCAACGGGTAGCGATCGCACGTAGCTTATGTATGAACCCCCAGATTATGCTATTCGATGAACCCACCAGTGCTCTCGACCCGGAACTGGTGGGAGAGGTGCTGCAAGTCATGCAGCAATTAGCCCAAGAAGGAATGACAATGGTGGTAGTTACTCACGAAATGCAGTTTGCCCGTGAGGTGGCGCATCGGGTAATCTTTATGGAGCGAGGTCGCGTGGCAGAAGAAGGAACGGCGCGAGAGGTGCTCACTCAGCCAAAAAGCGATCGCTTACGCGCTTTCTTAAACCGGATGAGCTTTGTAGCTTCCTAG
- the holB gene encoding DNA polymerase III subunit delta': MIHHQPVISEAFSTLLGQDQAIALLQGAIATNRIAPAYLFAGPPGVGRSMAANSFIELLFCQALPPEKQPLVQKRLRQGNHPDVFWVEPTYLHNGIRLSRQEAAEKGLQRKAPPQIRLEQIREIAQFLSRSTLEASRKIVVIDQAETMAEAAANGLLKTLEEPGQGTLILIAPSTESLLPTLVSRCQRIPFYRLAQSQMEEVLRRTGHEAILSESSILAIAQGSPGDAIASFSQLQSIPEPLLEAVKKRPKSTRHALELAKTIAQTLDTEAQLWLVNYLQHCYWQSQHQPVMIQQLEQARKYLLSYVQPRLVWEVTLLELIKN; this comes from the coding sequence ATGATTCATCATCAACCCGTCATCTCAGAGGCTTTCTCCACCCTCTTAGGGCAAGATCAAGCGATCGCATTATTGCAGGGAGCGATCGCCACGAACCGCATTGCTCCTGCTTATCTGTTTGCTGGCCCTCCTGGCGTGGGACGGAGTATGGCAGCCAATTCATTCATAGAACTCTTGTTTTGTCAAGCCCTCCCCCCTGAAAAGCAACCATTAGTACAAAAACGCCTGCGCCAAGGCAACCATCCTGATGTGTTTTGGGTGGAGCCGACTTATCTCCATAACGGTATTCGCTTGTCGCGTCAGGAAGCCGCCGAAAAAGGTCTTCAGCGCAAGGCACCGCCCCAGATTCGTCTGGAACAAATCCGAGAAATAGCCCAGTTTCTCAGTCGTTCGACTCTGGAAGCCTCGCGAAAGATCGTAGTAATCGATCAGGCAGAAACCATGGCAGAGGCCGCCGCCAATGGCTTGCTCAAGACGCTGGAAGAACCGGGACAAGGCACATTGATTTTGATTGCACCCAGCACGGAGTCGTTGTTGCCAACGCTCGTTTCTCGATGTCAGCGGATTCCGTTTTATCGACTGGCGCAGTCGCAGATGGAAGAAGTGTTGCGGCGGACGGGACATGAGGCGATTCTCAGTGAGTCATCCATTTTGGCGATCGCTCAAGGCAGTCCAGGGGACGCGATCGCATCCTTCTCCCAACTCCAATCGATCCCCGAACCCTTGCTAGAAGCCGTCAAAAAGCGACCCAAATCAACCCGCCATGCACTAGAACTCGCCAAGACAATTGCCCAAACCCTAGATACAGAAGCTCAACTGTGGTTAGTGAATTATCTACAGCACTGTTACTGGCAGTCCCAACATCAACCGGTCATGATCCAACAACTAGAACAAGCTCGAAAATACCTCCTTAGCTACGTTCAGCCGCGATTAGTCTGGGAAGTCACCTTATTAGAGTTGATTAAAAACTAA
- a CDS encoding DUF2470 domain-containing protein has protein sequence MSDPFSPEVSDRICKHMNEDHADAVALYARIFGNSPDTEGAQMLSIDAQGMNLVAQVKSECIPLRIEFDHILKDSEDAHHTLIDMVKQARTRVK, from the coding sequence ATGTCAGACCCATTCTCACCTGAAGTGAGTGATCGTATCTGCAAGCATATGAATGAAGACCATGCTGATGCAGTCGCTCTTTACGCTCGAATCTTTGGCAATTCCCCCGATACAGAAGGGGCACAAATGCTCTCAATTGATGCTCAAGGGATGAATTTAGTAGCACAAGTCAAGAGTGAATGTATACCCTTACGTATTGAGTTCGACCATATTCTCAAAGATTCTGAAGATGCCCATCACACTTTAATTGATATGGTGAAACAAGCGAGAACACGGGTAAAATAA
- the tmk gene encoding dTMP kinase, which translates to MRGKLIVFEGVEGSGKTTQLQRCSQWLEAIGLAERFGEGERITPIVVTREPGGTPLGLELRQLLLDAGTNPTGQSIEDRAELLMYAADRAQHVEELLNPQLKLGAIILCDRYTDSTVAYQGYGRGLDLTLIEQLNQIATGGLESDLTLWLDIDAEIGLKRARLRGSADRMEQADLAFHQRVQQGFAQLAASYPQRIVRIDASRSEDEVHLAIQEILRQRLREWVMGNG; encoded by the coding sequence ATGCGTGGGAAGTTAATTGTATTTGAGGGAGTGGAGGGGAGTGGCAAAACAACCCAACTCCAAAGATGTTCACAATGGTTGGAAGCAATTGGTTTAGCAGAACGTTTTGGAGAGGGTGAAAGAATTACACCGATTGTCGTCACCAGAGAACCGGGTGGAACACCATTGGGTTTAGAGCTACGTCAATTATTATTAGATGCAGGGACGAACCCTACAGGGCAATCGATTGAAGACCGGGCAGAATTGTTGATGTACGCCGCAGACCGTGCTCAACATGTTGAGGAATTGCTCAATCCTCAATTAAAATTAGGCGCGATTATTTTGTGCGATCGCTACACGGATTCTACGGTCGCTTACCAAGGTTACGGACGCGGTCTTGACCTAACCTTAATCGAGCAACTGAACCAAATTGCAACCGGCGGATTGGAAAGTGACTTGACCCTCTGGCTGGATATTGACGCCGAAATTGGGTTAAAACGAGCTCGACTGCGGGGCAGCGCCGACCGCATGGAGCAAGCCGACTTAGCCTTTCACCAGCGGGTACAGCAGGGATTTGCCCAATTAGCCGCATCCTATCCCCAACGAATTGTCAGGATTGATGCGAGTCGAAGTGAGGACGAGGTGCATTTGGCGATTCAAGAGATTTTACGTCAACGATTGAGAGAATGGGTAATGGGTAATGGGTAA
- a CDS encoding CsbD family protein, with protein MSIENRVEATAKNIEGKIQEAASELTGDPKDKAEGQAKQDQAQAMHLREDLKDKAKEVIDQA; from the coding sequence ATGAGCATTGAGAATCGTGTAGAAGCTACGGCTAAGAATATTGAAGGCAAAATTCAAGAAGCAGCTAGTGAACTGACTGGCGATCCAAAAGACAAAGCGGAAGGTCAAGCCAAGCAAGACCAAGCTCAGGCAATGCATCTGAGAGAAGACCTTAAAGACAAAGCCAAAGAAGTCATTGACCAAGCCTAG